tctctactaaaaatacaaaattatctgggtgtggtggcgagtgcctgtagtcccagctactcaggaggctgaggcaggagaatcacttgaacctgggaggcggaggttgcagtgagccgagatcacgtcactgtactccagcctgggcaaaaagagtgaaacaccatctcaaaaataaataaataaagtaaaatatgctGCAGAAGTCTACAAAGTGttgctgtcttcttttttttttttttttttttttttttttgagacgcagtttcactcttgttgcccaggctggagtgcgatggcatgatctcggctcactgcaacctccgcctcccgggttcaagtgattctcttgcctcagcttcctgagtagctgggattacaggcgcacaccaccaggcccagcttattttttttaattttttatttttatttttttgtatttttagtagagacggggtttcatgatggccaggctggtcttgaactcctaacctcaggtgatccacccgcctcggcctcccagagtgctgggattacaggcatgagccactgcgcccagcagagTGTTGCTATCTTCTTAAGGAGGAACAAGGTGTAATTACTTGTCCTTTGCCTTGGAGAGGATATCCTAGCAGGCCCCAGACCATTGAATCCCTAAAAACCTCATGATGTGGGGAGCCTCTTAAACTTCTGGAGtccttctaattcttttttttttcctggtttatttgctattttttccaacttttagattcaaggggtacatgtacaggtttgttacctggataCATTGCGTGATgctgtgatgctgagatttgggatACGAATGACCtagtcacccaggtactgagcgcAGTATCCGACAGTTCTTCAGTCCccgcccctctcctctcctccccgctctagcagtccccagtgtctagCGTTGCTGTCTTTATGTCCGTCAGCCCCTgacgtttagctcccacttataagaacatgtggtatttgattttctgctcctgtgttcatttgcttaggattaaattctttttttttgagatggagtctcgctctgttgaccaggctagagtgcagtggcgcgatctcagctcactgcgagctccacctcccgggttcacaccattctcctgcctcagcctcccgagtagctgggactacaggtgcacaccaccacgcccggctgattttttgtatttttttagtagagatggggtttcactgtgttagccaggatggtctcgatctcctgaccttgtgatccgcctgcctcggcctcccaaagtgctgggattacaggcgtgagccaccatgtctggccaggaTTGAATTCTTATAGGGTTTATCTCCAACTCTCTGGAGCCATGTCCTGTTCGTCCAGTCCTATTAACACTATCTCACCCATAGACTGGATCAATATGATGTTTTGCAGGATGCCCAGATGGCCCAGTCCCTTTACACCATGTTATGACAGAGGGCAAGACTTAACATAGCCTTGAGGTAGACTGTAAATGTATATTGTTGTCTGTCCCCACATATATTGAGCTATTTTTGGTCCTTTTTCTTGTTAGGGATGGGAAAGCCAAATCAATGGTTGGACACCACAGACTTGAAGCAATGTTAATCAGATCTAGGAAGACACCATCTCCACACAGCAACCTCAGTTGGggcttgtattagtccgttttcatgctgctgataaagacatatctaagactgggtaatttataaagaaaaaaagattttactcacagttctatgtggctggggaagcctcacaatcatggcggaaggcaaaaggcacatcttacatggcgacagacaagagagaatgagagccaagtgaaagggaaaacccctcataaaaccatcagatctcatgaggcttattcactaccacaagcacaatatgggggaaccgcccctatgattcaataatctcccaccaggtccctgccacaacacatgggaattatgggagctacagttcaaactgagatttgggtggggacacagccaaaccatatcacaattaCTATTTGGCTGAGTTTGCAGTAGTCCTCCATCATCCTCCAGGATCCATTCAGTTCTTGCAGGAGTCAGTTTAGTGAATTAAATGGGGGGTAGATGGTGACCATGACCCCTGAATCTTTGAGATCTTCTAGAGAATTCTATGAAGAAGTAGTTTCAGctgcattttacagacaaagaaactgaagtttagagagttttacaaatatttattgtaaaacTTTGTTTTGTCAAATCTGTTTGACTCACAAGCTTTTTACTTAATCACTAAGCTACCCAGCCAATAATTGTAATTAGAGTTAATTTAGGAAACTGAAAAAGAGATGACTAAATTGCTACATGTCCATAAAACTCCATCAtgctttttgttagaaatgtTATTAACAAGTCTAATTTTCAGATCAAAAGGGGCCAATTCTGCCTAATTTATTAAAAGTGGGAGATaacgctgggcgcagtggcttatgactgtaatctcagcactttggaaggctgagctgggaggatcgtttgagcccaggagttagagaccagcttgggcaacaaagcaaaaccccatttctacaaaacatgcaaaaaaattagccaggcatgatggcacatacctgtagtcccagctacttgggaggctgaggtgggaggatcacttgagcccagaaggtcaaggctgcagtgagctgtgatcgtaccactgcactccagcctgggagacacagcgagaccctgtctcaaaaaaaaaaaaaaaaaaaaaaaaaatgggagataAAACTCAGTGGAGAAAGTGTTAACTTTTATTCCTGGCAGCTTTCAGACAAACTGTATTTCCTAAACTATATGCCAGGATGTTTCCTCATTTAATTTTTCCAGAATTgtaatggaaaaagaaagaggaaaaagagttGCCACCCAAAACTAAAATATCCCTTTCCATATGGAGCAAAGCAGCATGAGGCTGCTGAGAGCCAGAGGATCAACTTTGTGCAAATGAAGCAGTGCAAGGAATGGCTCTCTGTGTGTCCTTAGGCAAGTCACCTCATGGATCTcagctgttgtttttttttttcttgagatggagccgcactctgtagcccaagctggagtgcagtggcgtgatctcgactcactgcgatctttgcctctggggctcaagcgattctcctgcctcagcctcccaagtagctgggactagaggcatgcaccaccacacccggtaaatttttttgtattgttagtaaagacggggtttcatcatgttgccctgggtggtctcaaactcctgggctcaagtgatccgcccacctaggcctctgaagtgctgggatttcagacatgggccaccgcacttggccccaTCTGGGTTGTAACAGGTCCTTTAACAAGGTGATACTGATACACATTCAAGTTTGGGAATCACTGCTCTAACCACTGTTACTAGAAGTTGTTTATGAGTGACAGtatgaatatattaatacatatgttttagagacagtctctctctgtcaccctggctggagtgcaacggtacaatcacagctcactggagcctccaaCTTCCGGACTCAaattatcttcccacctcagcttcccaaatagctaggactataggtgtgtaccactgtgcctagcaattttaaagatttttgtggagatggagtctcgctatgttgctcaggctgatctcaaactcctgggctcaagcaatcttctgcttcagcctcctaaagttctgggattatagttgtgagccactgtgcctggccttaatatTCTTATATTTCCTGGCTTTCCTGGAGTAAGATTACATTACCAACTGATATAAGAAATACCtactaaaattttgttttgaaaaggagaaaaggtaggccaggcacagtggctcacacctgtaatcccaactctttgggaggctgaggtgggaggattttttGAAaccgggagtttgaaaccagcctgaggaacatagtgaaatcccatttcaaaataaaagcttGGTCTGGTGGCCTGTGTCTTTAGTCTTGGCTACCTGGGATGCTGaggtttgcttgaacccaggaggttgaggctgcagtgtgctgtgactGGGCAGAGGCactggagcctgggtgacagagcaagatcctatgtaaaaaaaaaaaaaagaaaagaagaagaaacaagaaggaagaaggaagaagatccCGAGTAGAAGTGAAAGGGGAGAAAAAAgttatgaaaacaaacaaaaaacaagagaaaaaaaagcattcttaTCTCCCCAACATAGtttcttctcctgccttagctttctCCCcacatgaatggaatggtatgtactTATGAGGTTGATTGATATCCCTGTTATTTTGTAgctgcttttgttttcatttaatattgCACGGCATTCCTGTATGAGGGAAGTCTagctaaactttaaaaaacattacACAGCAGCATTTCCCATGATGTCACAGTCTTCAGaataagatatatatgtgtatatatatgtatatatatgtgtatatgtgtatatatgtatatatgtgtatatgtgtatatatgtgtatatgtgtatatatgtatatatgtgtatatatgtgtgtgtgtgtgtgtgtgtgtgtgtgtgtgtatatatatatatattttttttttttttagaagacaagtctcattctgtcacccaggccgaagttgcagtggcaggatcacagctcactgcagccttgaactcctgggtgcaagtaatcctcccatctcagcctctggagtagctgcgactactggcatgcatcaccacacccagctaattttttttttgtattttttgtagagacagggtttggccatgttaccaaggctggtcttgaactcctgacctcaagtgatccacccacttcagcctcccaaagtattgggattataggcgtgagccaccgtgcccagccacacccaggtaattttcaaaacttttgcagtcatcatttttttaaaaaggagacattCATGTTACTTAATAGAGTTGTGCCCTTGATCACCCATTTCCCttagttgtttccaatttttcaccATCATAAATAATGCTGCCACCAATATTTGCACATACACCTTTTCCTAAATTTCAAATTATGTCCTTAGGATAGATTCCCAGAAGCTGGGTTGGTGGATCAAAGGgtaggaacattttttttttttcaacctgtTTAATTGTTCATATTTTATTCCTGTATCAGTAgattaagaaagtaaaattttcCCAAGCACTGATTTATAGATCATGTTTATAAGCAGCATACAAAAAGTTAAGTTTCATAAACAATAACATTCAGCGATCTACTTAAATCCAATTGTAATCCTTACTTTAAACTAAGggcaataataatttaatacataGAGTAAATACACACAAAACCTGTGTATTCAGAACTACAAACATGGTTTCCATAGCCACATATGGTTTTAGTCAAGGACACATTTCCACAATGAACAAGTACTTACAAATATGTTAATAAAACACTAACCCAAATGCTTACCCTGCCATCAGCTTTTTAAGCAATGCCATTCCTGCTActgaaagcatttatttttagaaGCTTGAATCTGATCTGGGAAAACGGGTTCTCCTAAAACTTAACAGGATGTTATAAATCCGAAAAGATTTTAAATCAAAAAGCCTTCCAACACAGCATTATTCATGTGaaacttgctttcttttttttttttttttgagacggagtctcgctctgtcgcccaggctggagtgcagtggtgcgatctcggctcaccgcaagctccgcctcccaggtttacgccattctcctgcctcagcctcccaagcagctgggactacaggcgcctgccaccgcgcccggccaactccctgcatttttagtagagacggggtttcaccatgccagCCAGGATGGCTTCGATCTCCCGatctcgcgatccgcccgccttggcctcccaaagtgctgggattacaggcgtgagccaccgcgcccggcccgtgaAACTTtcgttcttaaaaaataataataacttgttatctgaagaaaattaaaacagattATCTTTTAAGAGAGATAAACATTCTTACAAAAAACTATATTTTCCTCTATCATCtctttaaaagaaatgcaaaccagttcattatctttgtttttttgagagagtcacactctattgcccaggctggagtgcagtggcgccatctcggctcacggcaatctccgcctcctgggtccaagcaattcttctgccccagcctcccaagcagccgggattacaggcgcatgcctccatgcctggctaacttcttaatttttagtagaggtgaggttttgccatgttggccaggctggtctggaactcctggcctcaagtgatctgcccgcctcagcctcccaaagtgctgggattacaggcgtgagccaccacgcccggcctagttcATTATCTTTAATAATGAACTAGACAATAAACTAATTATTGTCTAAAAACTTCTGAATACATGAAGTACAAGTCTGAGCTGTCAAGTCAAAAATGCCATTTAGAGTTCACATATTAAACAGCTatagtaggccaggcgcggtggcccacacctgtaatcccagcaccctgggaggccgaggcaggcggatcacgaggtcaagagatcaaaaccatcctggccaccatggtgaaaccccgtcaccattaaaaatacaaaaagtcagccaggcgtggtggcaggcgcctgcacttcccagccactcgagaggccgaggaaggagaatcacttgaacccaggaggcggagcctgcagtgagccaagatcacgccactgcactccaccctgccaacatagtgagactccgtctcaaaaaaaaaaaaaaaaaaaaaaagctacagtatAGCTTACAAGGGCATAAACATACCTAACACATTAAATACTACTTTATCCTTTAAATAGTAAAAAGTCAGAACAACGGCATGGTTTGCAAGGTACTTTGACTTATGTGTGGTCATTAAAACCCAGTAAGTAATTCAAGTATGGTAATATAAAGGCAGGCAATTACATGCACCAATATCACTCTAAAatcaaaggcataaaaataaagGCTGAAAACTTTGTGTTTCTCCATCTTTCATTTACATGGCTAGATATCAGAATCTTACTTtagaaaatatacaattattatatatgGTTTCCCCAGATGGTAATTTTCGGAAACTACAAAAAGTGTCAAGATCCATAATTTGcttcatcaaatgcttttctaGCTCGTTTCAATTCTTCATTCATAGTAAGCAAGTCTTTAACCCTGGCAAACTTCCTTGGGTCCTTTCGAATCAAGAAGACGATATCTTCAACTTGTACTCGACCTTGTCTTCCAATTGACATTGCCTTGTGAGTCATTTCAGTGATAAACTCTATGACAAGATCTTCAAGAATATCCACTGACTCAGTATAAGGATTCTGGTCATCCCCAAAGCCATACATCATACATCGCAATTCTTTAGAAAAAAGTCTCTTTCTTTTACCCTGTCCACCTTCTGCACCTCCtccaatttcttcattttcttcctcaaaCGTGGGATCTTCTTCCTCATCTGCCATCCCACTAGCACGCCAACTCACAGCGTCCTGCCGGCTGGCTCCCAACTGGTTCGGGTAGGAACATTTTTATGGCTTCTGCTGGGTGTTGCCAGACTGCTCTCCCGATGAGTGGCTACTGGTTTATGCTGCCGTTAGCGTCGTACAAGACTGCCAGTTTCCACTAGGCCTTCCTAGTGTGAGGTATTATGATTGAAAATAGTTTTgctattttaatgagaaaataaactacCTCTCCATTGTTTTAACTTTCTTTGGTTAtgagagacaattttttttttttttgagacagagtctcgctgtgtcgcccaggctgaagtagagtggcacgatctcagctcactgcaacctccacctcccgggttcaagtgattctcttgcctcagcctcccaagtagctgggactacaggtgccagccaccacgcccggctaatttttgtatttttagtagagatggggtttcactatgttggccagactggtcttttttttttttttttttttttgagacggagtcttgctctgtggcccaggttggagtgcaatggcaggatctctgctcactgcaagctccgcctcccaggttcacgccattctcctgcctcagcctcccgagtagctgggactacaggcgtgcgccaccttgcccggctaattttttgtatttttagtagagacggggtttcaccatattcgccaggatggtcttgatctcctgacctcgtgatccacccgcctcggcctcccaaagtcctgggattacaggcatgagagacAATTAACAGCTTCTCCCCCCTTAAAAATAAGCTAGTTAATACTTCTTCTTTAGTAAATTGGATTGGGAGGAAAGCTCTGGCATGCTCACagtttaacctctctaagcctcagtttcttcatctccaaAATGGAGTGGTACCAAAGTGATTGTGAAGTCAAGTGAGATAAAGTCTGGGGTAACTTCTTTTAACAGTGTAGGTATTCATTATCATAATCCCACTCAGCCTCAAATTTACCTAATATTTACCTGTGTATCATAAAACCTTCTGCTTTgtcaataatctttttttttttttccttttgaaacggggtctcactttgtcacccatgctggagttcagcggcatgatcttggctcacttcaccctccacctcccgggttcaagggattctcctgcctcagccttctgagagtagctgggattataggcgcgcaccaccacgcccagctaatttttgtatttttagtagagacggggttttgccacgttggcccggctggtcttgaattcctgacctcaggtgatctgccctcggcctcccaaaatactgggattacagatgtgagccaccatgaccggccagCAATCTTGAAAACTTCCACCGCATCCCAAATCTTGAAAAACCTCTCTCTCTTTGTGTGCgtatgagacagagagagaggagagaggagagagagaggagtgagagacagaggagaaggagagaggagagagagagaaagagagacagagagacagagagaggggagagagagagagagagagagagcgagcgagagagagagagagagagagagaatgagagagagaccTGAGGTCTTAGAAGGCTGGAGGCAAGGTCCCTCCTTTCCATTCTTTAATTTCCTCCGTTTTTCGAGGGAAACACTACGACTTGTTTGGAGTCTTACGGATAAGAGCCCTCTGTTACTAATGATATTAATAATGGCATCTGTTAATGAGGACGTCGTTATTATCTAACATTGGCAGGTGAAGAAAGCTCCGCGGCACAAGGGAGCAACCTCTCGTGTTCTGCAGACCCGATTTCGCATTTGGGAGAAGAGCTCTACTCCCCACAAAAGTCAGTGACACTCCAGACCCTGCAGAGACGCCTCCAGGGTGCGAAGTGGACTCTGGCCGACCTGTCAGGGGCAGCAGCCAGAATCCATCAGTTAACCACTCTGAAGGAAGTTTCTGCTTCAACGTTTTCCCCGTTGCTAGGAAACACTGCTTCGCCGCTGCTCATTGGTTAGCGCCCCCTCTTGTGTCTATGCCCTGTAATAGCACCCACAGTTGAGCAAACAGTAAAGACTATTTAACACATGATTTAAATCGTCtttattgtgaaatataacaCACAGAAAAGTTTCTAGGATATACACACAGCTTGGAAAATAGATATTGTGTATCTATTGTGTAACCACCACCTACAAAAACAAAGCATTGCCAGCGCATTAGACACTggccctgcttctctccctccttctccccagcaggtgtttatcttttcactttccttACAGTTTTATTACCTGTATGTATGTatccttttttaatattttattttctttgttttctggctGCTCCTCCAACTTGCCATGCTTGCTTCTGCCTCAGGGGCTTCGTACTTgctattccttctgcctgaaacaCTTTTCCTCCAGACAGCCGCATAGCTAGTCCTTCACTTCCTTTGCCCAACGTCATCTTTTCAGTGAGCACTTCCCCAGCACTCCCtgtcccctgcttttttttttttttgacactgagtttcactcttgtcgcccaggctggagtgctcactgcaacctccacctcctgggttcaagcgattctcctgcctcagcctttcaagtagctgggattacagccgcccaccaccatgcccacctaattattgtagttttagtagagacagggtttcaccatgttggccaggctggtctcaaactcctgacctcaggtgatccaccctccttggcctctcaaagtgctgggattataggcgtgagccactgtgctcagccccccGCTTCTTACATAGCACTTAGCACCCTCTGACACATTTTTCTTACCTCCATCTTCCTCCACTAGAGTTGAAGCTACAACAGAGTTTCTCAGCTTCAGCACTATTGCtgtctgaggctggagaattcaTTGTTATGGAGGCCTAGCCCGTGCACTGCAGGGCATTTGGGAGTATCCCTGGCCTTTACAAACCAGATGCCAGTTGCACCCTCCTCACCATGGTTGTGACAACTAAAAGtgtctccaggcattgccaaatgttcccCAGTTGGTGGTGCGGCAGGATGGTGGCCAGGGCAAAAATCACCTCACTGAGAATTGCTGAGACTTTGGGCTGGCTTTGTTTACCTCTTGTCTAAAACACAGTCAGGTAGCCAGTAAGTGTTTACTCATCTCAGTCTcagcagagcctggcacacagagtGAAGTCTCAATAGAAGTTTGATGAATGAGGCCGGGTGccatggttcatgcctataatcctagcactttgggaggccgaggtgggcggattgcctgagctcaggagtttgagaccagcctgggctacatggtgaaacaccatctctactaaaatacaaaaaattagccaggcttggtggtgcgtgcctgtagtccaagctactcaagaggctgaggtaggagaatcgcttgaacccgggaggcggaggttgcagtgagccgagaccatgccactgcactccagcctgggtgacagagcgagactccgtctcaaaaaaaaagtttgatgaaTGACTaaatgactgactgaatgaataagtgaCTGATTGAATGAGTGACTAAATGACTCACTGAATGAGTGATACAGTGACCTCAAGGGTTGACAGCTGCCTTTGAATCTTACCAAATTATTTCCTTTAGTTTTTACTCCAACCAAAGAGTGTTGATGTGGGAAATTCATCAAGAATATAGGCTTGAGGTCAGTTGAAAGGAaccttgcctataatcccagcactttgggaggccgaggcaggcggatcagatgaggtcaggagttcgagaccagcctgaccaacatggtgaaaccccatctctactaaaaatacaaaaattagctgggcgtggtggtgtgtgcctgtaatcctagctactcgggaggctgagacaggagacttgcttggacccaggaggcggaggttgcagtgagccgagatcacaccactgcacttcagcctggacaacagaacaagactctgtttcaaaaaaaaaaagaaaagaaaagaaaaagaaagaaagggatctTGTCAAGGTTCCCCTGGGACACCTTTCTTAGCCAAATAACTTGAAAAAGTTTTCTACACTCAAtgtctccatgtctctactcccTCACCGTCTACGCTCGCTCACTTGACTCCACCCTGAACTCTGCCCTTAGCACTCCTCTGAAACTGCTCTGGATCAAGTCACCAGTGGCTTCCTTGTTATGAAACCCATCAGCACTGCAAAGATGGAGTAACAGAGACTGGGTTTGCCTCCCACTGGAAACAACTAAAAATCGGACAACACGTGTGAAACAACCATTTTTAGACATTGGACATCAGACAGTGGAAGGCTGTGACCCCCAGAGAGGGGAAGCAAACGATGTGAGTTCCACAGTTGCCCTGGTctacaggctgcagtgcagagaaGGTGCTACAGACTGAAGTGTGTCCCCCACATTCATACCCTGAAGCCCTGACTCCCAGTGTAGCTGTATTCGGAGATGGGGCCTATGAGGAgataaaggttaaatgaggttataAAAGTGGGCCCtaagctaggtgcggtggctcatgcctgtaatcccagcactttgggaggccaaggggggtggatcatgaggtcaggagatcgagaccatcctggctaacacggtgaaaccccgtctgtactaaaaatacaaaaaattagccgggcgtggtggcgggcgcctgtagtcccagctactcaggaggttgaggcaggagaatggcatgaacccggtaggcagagcttgcagtgagccgagatcacgccacagcactccagtctgggcaacagagcaagactgtgtctcaaaaaaaaaaaaaaaaaaaaaaaaaaaaaaaaaaagtgggccctAAACTGATAGGGCTGGTGCCCTTAAAAGAAGAGActctaagcctgggcaacatagtgagttcctatctctacaaaaaataacaaaattagcagaatgtggtggcacgtgcctgcagtcctagctactcaggaggctgaggtgggaagattgcttgaacccaagagtttgaggctaaagtgagctatgatcgcaccactacactccagcctgagcaaaagagtaagatcctgtctctaagaaaaaaagacgATGAAAgacattctctctgtctctgtttctgtctctctctttgccatgtgaggacacagtgagaagggaaCCATCTACAGGCCAGGAAGAGAGCTCTCCCCAGAAACTGAccatgctgacaccttgatcttggacttgccagccttcagaaccatgagtaataaatttctgttgtttaagccaccacccagtatgtggtattttgttttttgtttgttttagagacagaatcgtgctgtgtcacccaagctggaatgtagtggcaccatcatagctcactgcagcctcaaattcctgggctcaagtgatcctcccacctcagcctctcaagtagctgggactacaggcatgtgccaccacatccagctttccaatttatggtattttgttatggtagcctgaGAAGACTAAGAAGAGTAGCCCAGGCATGGTCTGATGATCTTACTGGATTGAAGAGATGGGGGTCTGGGGAGGTGAAGGCCACTGAAGTTCTCAGGGCCGACCACCACAGCAGAGACTGCTGCAGAGAGAGAGCGATCCCTGGACATCTCCAGAGGGTCCTGCTCATGTCTTCAGCTGAGTACTGATCAATGCATGCATGAGACAAGACTCAGCAACATTTTTCATTCTTCACTTACTTTATTCCTCAGAAGTTCTTGACACAACTAActtacctcttcttttttttttttcttttttttttttttgagatggagtcttactctgttgaccaggctggagggcagtggcgctatctcagctcactgcaacctccacct
This region of Gorilla gorilla gorilla isolate KB3781 chromosome 2, NHGRI_mGorGor1-v2.1_pri, whole genome shotgun sequence genomic DNA includes:
- the LOC101137069 gene encoding transcription initiation factor TFIID subunit 13 codes for the protein MADEEEDPTFEEENEEIGGGAEGGQGKRKRLFSKELRCMMYGFGDDQNPYTESVDILEDLVIEFITEMTHKAMSIGRQGRVQVEDIVFLIRKDPRKFARVKDLLTMNEELKRARKAFDEANYGS